The nucleotide sequence GCCGATCAGCCAGGCCACCAGCAGCATGGCCAGGACGTTCACCAGCGCGCCGCCGGTCGCGTCCAGGGCGCGCGCCGGTGACCAGGTGATGTACCGCCGCAGCTTGTTCCCCAGGTGAGTGGTGGCGGCCTGGCCGACCGAGGCACACACGATCACCAGGACGATCGCCACCACGGCACCGACGGTGCCGGGGGATGTCTTGTCGGTCGTGCCGTCCCATATGAGCGGCAGCAGATAGACCGCGATCAGCCCACCCCCGATGAACCCCGTCACCGACAGCACGCCGACGACGAAGCCCTGGCGATAGCCGACGACCGCGAACCATACGGCGGCGAGCAGCAGCAGGATGTCCAGCACATTCACCGGAACACCGTCTCACGCGCGCCAGTCGAGTGAGACGTGCTTGGCGCGGTCCCACGGTCGCTCCCACCCCGCGAAATGCAGGATGCGATCGATCACTCCGGCGGTGAAGCCCCAGACCAGAGCGGATCCCACCAGGAAGGCGGGCCCCCGGTGGCCGCTGGGGTGGACGGTCGTGGCCCGGTTCGCCGGGTCCGTGAGATCCGCCACGGGAACCGTGAACACCCGGGCGGTCTCGGCCGGGTCCACGGCCCCGACCGGGCTGGGCCGGCGCCACCAGCCGAGCACCGGCGTGACGACGAAACCGCTCACCGGGATGTAGAGCCGCGGCAGCACCGCGAAGACCTGCACCCCCGAGGGGTCGAGCCCCGTCTCCTCCTCGGCCTCGCGCAGCGCCGCGCGCAGCGGGCCCTCCTCGTCCGGATCCCCGTCCTCCGGGTCGAGGGCGCCGCCGGGGAAGGAGGGCTGGCCGGCGTGCGAGCGCAGCGAGCCGGAGCGCTCCATGAGGAGCAGCTCCGGGCCGTCGGCACCCTCGCCGAAGAGCACCAGCACGGCGGAGGGGCGACCGCCGCCCTGCGGGGGCGGCAGGAAGCGGCTCAGCTGACGCGGCTCGATCGTCTCGGCCAGCCGCGCCACCGGCAGCAGCCATTCGGGCAGCCCATGGGCGCTGACCTCCACGTCCCCGCCGTACGTGCTCGTCACTCGGCGGCTCCCAGGGGGGCGGCGGGACGGCCGGGGTAGTCGGACGGCGGGCGCAGACGCTGGCCCGGCTGGCCGCCCATCTCGTACTTCAGCAGCTTCTTCGCCTTGTCCGGGTCGGTCTCGCCCTCCCCGTACGCCGGGCAGAGCGGGGCGATCGGGCAGGCGCCGCACGCGGGCTTGCGGGCGTGGCAGACGCGGCGGCCGTGGAAGATGATGCGGTGCGAGAGCATCGTCCACTCGCTCTTGGGGAAGAGCGCGGCGATCTCCGCCTCGACCTTCTCGGGGTCCTCCTGGGCGGTCCACTTCCAGCGCCGCACCAGCCGCCCGAAGTGGGTGTCC is from Streptomyces hygroscopicus and encodes:
- a CDS encoding NUDIX hydrolase, which gives rise to MTSTYGGDVEVSAHGLPEWLLPVARLAETIEPRQLSRFLPPPQGGGRPSAVLVLFGEGADGPELLLMERSGSLRSHAGQPSFPGGALDPEDGDPDEEGPLRAALREAEEETGLDPSGVQVFAVLPRLYIPVSGFVVTPVLGWWRRPSPVGAVDPAETARVFTVPVADLTDPANRATTVHPSGHRGPAFLVGSALVWGFTAGVIDRILHFAGWERPWDRAKHVSLDWRA